The DNA region GATCGAACCCTTCGCTGCCTTGATCAACGGATACAATTCGCGGCTCATGAGAAAGATCGAGCGCAGATTCGATGCCATCGTGGCATCCCATTCTTCCACCGTCATCTCCACGATGGGCTTACAGATCTGGATTGCGGCGTTGTTGACCAGGACGTCGATCTTCTCATGCTGCTCGCGCATGCGCGCGGCAAACGCCAAGACACTTTCTTCCAGAGAAGAGTCGACCTTGTACATGCGGACGTCGTCCGGGAAATCCTGCACCGGCTTACGATCGATGCCAATCGCATCATATCCGGCAGCATGGAACGTTTCTGCCGTCGCCCGTCCGATACCGCCTGCTGCTCCCGTGATGATGGCTACGCGCTTCATAAGTCTCTCCTTTTCACACGACGATTCAAGTTCAGCTCAAACACGATCCAGGTCTTCCGGCGGCGAAATACCTAGCCCCTCGAAGAGATTGCGGATCGTATTTATATGCACCCGCTCCCACGCTGCGAGACTGCTGTTTGCGTTGTGAGATCCCAGCATCACCTGATCCATCGAACGCAGCGGATGATCCACCGCCAGGGGTTCATCCTCGAAAACGTCCAATGCGGCGCCGCTGATCGATGCCTCGCGCAGCGCCTCGACCAACGCCGGCTCGTCGATCACCGGACCGCGGGAGGTGTTGATCACGACGGCGGTGGAGGGCAGAAGCCGTAAACGCTCGCGGGTCAGCAAATGGAACGAAGTCGGATTCAGATCGCAGTTCAAACTCAGGAAATCCACCTGCGGCAGCAACGCGTCGAGCTCCAGCATCGTCACGCCCACCTCATCGACGAACGCCGGCGAAATTTCCAGGATGTCGTTCCCCAGCAGACGCATGCCGAATCCCTGCGCTCGCCGCAGGACGGCTTTACCGCAATTGCCGACCCCCACTACGCCCAACACACATTCCCGCAGCGATCTCGCCGGCAGCTTTTCCCATTTACCCTGCTTCATGTTGCGATCCATCCAGGGCAGCCGGCGGGCAAAGTTTAGAACGTAGCCCAGGACGGTATCCGAGACCGGGTCCGCGAAAGCGCCCGGGGTGTTACAAACACGGATGCCGAGCTGCTCCGCCGCTTGTTTGTCGATCGAATCGATCCCCGTTCCCCACTTCGAAATGACCTTAAGGCGCGGGGCGGCCGCTTGCAGCACCCGCGGCGTGAAACGATCGTCACCGCAGATCGCCCCGTCGATCTCTCCAACCAGTTGAAGCAGCTCCTCCTCCGAAAGGCGCTCGACGACTTCGGGGGTCACCAGCTCGATGCCGCTTCGTTCGAAAACCGGCCTGAACCGATCGAGGTGTGGGAGCATATAAGGTGCGGACACGAGTACGCGGATCGTCATTTGTTTTTCTCCGATTGTGATCGCATTCGTTCCTGCATCAAACGGTCCGCAATCAAGAAATCGAACTCCTCATCGATGTCCCACGCTTCTTCAGCGTCGATCTCGAACATCGTGGGCGCGCGGCCGATCCGGTTCCCGCGATCGACGAATACGGATCGTTGAAAGATGTAGATGCAGGAATTTTCTTCATACACCGGTTTGAGATCCTGCGTTCGCAGCAAAATGGACGGATCGTGGTTGATGGGTTTTCCGTCGACGTCCCAAAGGCGCGTCTGCAGCCTGGTGACGGAAAACAAAGAATCGTGCTGCGGGAGGCCCCGCCTGAAGGCTGAAATTGCGTCCGATACAGTCCTTGCGCGCAGCAAAGGATTGGTGCTGTGGGTCTGAAGATAAATCTCCGCCTCACACTGCGAAACGTCGTGCAGCAGCACGTCGTTCATCGGCACGTCATCGGCCCGCAGATGCTCCGGGCGATCGATGAGCAGAACATCCGGAAACCTCTCCGTAATTCCGCTGACGATCACCGGGCTGTCGGTGTCGACGACGATTTGCCCAATCTCGGGGCACGCATGCAGCGTCTTGAGAATGTGTGCGTAGAGCGGCTTTCCGGCCAACGGGCGAAAATTCTTCTCGGGCACTCTTTCCGAATGGTGCCGCATCGGAACCAGGGCCGTGATTTTCTCTTCAACCATCATGTTCTGCCATCCTCAGCCGTCGCTGTCATGATTCTATCGATCCTGACGCCGAACGGCCAGACCGGCGCAGTCATTCGCTCGCTAAATACTCTGGTAATCGATCGGTTCCACGTCCCGCCGCGGCTTGACGTCGGCAGCACGAAATCCGCGCGGGTAATAAAACATCTGCTTCATGGAGGCCGAGAGCGGCTTGGATAGTGAAAAACCGCGATACGTACCCCAGAACTGCATGAGGCGGTATTTAAGAATTCCGAGCGCTTCCTTCAAGAACACCCGCTCACGCAGCGCATGCCACCCGTCGCTCATCACGTTCGAGAGGTACAGGCGCAGGAAGTCTCCGAGGTGGAAACGTTCCTCCGCTTTAATCCGCCGCAAGGCGATCGCTTCCCGCCGGTAGCGATTGTAAATCTGCCGCGGGATCTCATTATGCACGTGGACCACCTCTGCGTCCGCCGCATAGGATAAAACGTGATTCTGCTGGATGGCCCAGTTTGCCCAGGCCATGTCCTCCAGGCCGGTCAACTCCTCGTCGAAAGGGTTCTGGAGCCACAACGATCGGCGAACGGCCGAGTTCGCGTTGTTGCAGAAGGGATGTTTCTGGACGGCGATTCTTTCTGCCGGGAACAACTTGGCGAAATGCTGCTGCTCGCTGTAATAGCTGGACTCATTGCCGCGCTGTTTGCCATATACCAGAGCGACGCGCGGATTGTCGAACGGCTCCAGCAGTCTTTCCAGCCAGTCCGGAAATACGGGATACACATGAGCGCTGGCGATGACGACGGATTCCGAAGTCGTTTGCTCGATGCCGCGATTGAGCGAACGCCCGAAAGTAAATTCCTCAGGACGGATGTGCACGATCTTGACCGGATACCGGGCGGCGATCGCCACCGTTGCGTCGCTCGAGCCGGAGTCGACCAGGACGATTTCCACTTCCTTAATGGTCTGGTGCATGATGCCGGTGAGCAAACGTCCGATGTGTTTCTCCTCATTGAAGGCGCGGACGACGACCGAACATCGCGGATTGTTATCGCTCATGGCCCTTTCTGTCCCGGTTGACACCCGGCATACGTCAGAAGTGCGAAAAGTTCGGTGTCAAAATAGATCTTCATAATTTACCTTGGGGAAGATCGTCAGCCGTCCGCCGATGGTGGCATCGAGAATTTCGCGGCCATCTCGGGCGAAGTTTTCCCTGGCCATTTTGTATGCCCGTTCGGAACCGACCAGATCGGGAAGCTGCCAGCGAAAGCCCTTGCCGAAATAGTCGGGATGGAAATGAT from Anaerolineales bacterium includes:
- a CDS encoding acylneuraminate cytidylyltransferase family protein, with the translated sequence MMVEEKITALVPMRHHSERVPEKNFRPLAGKPLYAHILKTLHACPEIGQIVVDTDSPVIVSGITERFPDVLLIDRPEHLRADDVPMNDVLLHDVSQCEAEIYLQTHSTNPLLRARTVSDAISAFRRGLPQHDSLFSVTRLQTRLWDVDGKPINHDPSILLRTQDLKPVYEENSCIYIFQRSVFVDRGNRIGRAPTMFEIDAEEAWDIDEEFDFLIADRLMQERMRSQSEKNK
- a CDS encoding NAD(P)-dependent oxidoreductase, giving the protein MTIRVLVSAPYMLPHLDRFRPVFERSGIELVTPEVVERLSEEELLQLVGEIDGAICGDDRFTPRVLQAAAPRLKVISKWGTGIDSIDKQAAEQLGIRVCNTPGAFADPVSDTVLGYVLNFARRLPWMDRNMKQGKWEKLPARSLRECVLGVVGVGNCGKAVLRRAQGFGMRLLGNDILEISPAFVDEVGVTMLELDALLPQVDFLSLNCDLNPTSFHLLTRERLRLLPSTAVVINTSRGPVIDEPALVEALREASISGAALDVFEDEPLAVDHPLRSMDQVMLGSHNANSSLAAWERVHINTIRNLFEGLGISPPEDLDRV
- a CDS encoding glycosyltransferase family A protein yields the protein MSDNNPRCSVVVRAFNEEKHIGRLLTGIMHQTIKEVEIVLVDSGSSDATVAIAARYPVKIVHIRPEEFTFGRSLNRGIEQTTSESVVIASAHVYPVFPDWLERLLEPFDNPRVALVYGKQRGNESSYYSEQQHFAKLFPAERIAVQKHPFCNNANSAVRRSLWLQNPFDEELTGLEDMAWANWAIQQNHVLSYAADAEVVHVHNEIPRQIYNRYRREAIALRRIKAEERFHLGDFLRLYLSNVMSDGWHALRERVFLKEALGILKYRLMQFWGTYRGFSLSKPLSASMKQMFYYPRGFRAADVKPRRDVEPIDYQSI